In Arthrobacter ramosus, one DNA window encodes the following:
- the rplX gene encoding 50S ribosomal protein L24, with amino-acid sequence MAKIKKGDLVQVITGAKQERGGDRGKQGKVLRVYPDANRVLVEGINRVTKHTKVGQSQRGTKTGGIEVVEAPIHVSNVALVDPSTKKPTRVGFRLETVDKDGVSKTVRVRVSKASGKDI; translated from the coding sequence ATGGCTAAAATCAAGAAGGGTGACCTCGTTCAGGTCATCACCGGAGCCAAGCAGGAGCGCGGCGGCGACCGCGGCAAGCAGGGTAAGGTTTTGCGCGTTTACCCGGATGCCAACCGCGTTCTGGTAGAAGGCATCAACCGAGTCACCAAGCACACCAAGGTCGGTCAGTCGCAGCGCGGCACCAAGACCGGTGGCATCGAGGTCGTTGAGGCCCCGATCCACGTCTCCAACGTTGCTCTTGTTGACCCCTCGACCAAGAAGCCGACCCGCGTCGGTTTCCGTCTCGAGACCGTTGATAAGGACGGCGTCTCCAAGACCGTCCGTGTCCGCGTGTCCAAGGCATCCGGGAAGGACATCTAA
- the rplE gene encoding 50S ribosomal protein L5, with the protein MTETLETPAKIVPRLKTKYADSIKQTLVEEFKYENVNQVPRLVKVVVNMGVGDAAKDSKLIDGAVRDLTLITGQKPQVTKARKSIAQFKLREGMPIGAHATLRGDRMWEFVDRLVSLALPRIRDFRGLNGKQFDGNGNYTFGLTEQVMFHEIDQDSIDRVRGMDITVVTTAKTDDEGRALLKALGFPFKSED; encoded by the coding sequence ATGACTGAGACTCTCGAGACTCCAGCGAAGATCGTTCCGCGTCTGAAGACGAAGTACGCCGATTCCATCAAGCAGACCCTGGTTGAGGAATTCAAGTACGAGAACGTGAACCAGGTTCCCCGCCTGGTGAAGGTTGTTGTGAACATGGGTGTTGGAGATGCCGCCAAGGACTCCAAGCTGATCGACGGCGCTGTCCGCGACCTCACCCTGATCACCGGCCAGAAGCCGCAGGTAACCAAGGCCCGCAAGTCCATCGCCCAGTTCAAGCTGCGCGAAGGCATGCCCATCGGTGCACACGCAACTCTGCGTGGGGACCGTATGTGGGAATTCGTGGACCGCCTCGTGTCCCTCGCCCTGCCCCGTATCCGCGACTTCCGCGGCCTCAACGGCAAGCAGTTCGACGGCAACGGCAACTACACCTTCGGTTTGACCGAGCAGGTTATGTTCCACGAAATCGACCAGGACTCCATCGACCGCGTTCGCGGCATGGACATCACGGTTGTCACCACTGCAAAGACCGATGACGAAGGCCGTGCGCTGCTCAAGGCACTTGGCTTCCCGTTCAAATCCGAAGACTAA
- the rpsH gene encoding 30S ribosomal protein S8: MTMTDPVADMLTRLRNANSAYHDTVSMPYSKLKARVADILKAEGYIAAWKEEEAEVGKKLTIDLKFGPNRERSIAGVRRISKPGLRVYAKSTNLPHVLGGLGIAILSTSSGLLTDKQAGKKGVGGEVLAYVW, from the coding sequence ATGACTATGACAGATCCTGTCGCAGACATGCTTACGCGTCTGCGCAACGCCAACTCGGCATACCACGACACCGTGAGCATGCCGTACAGCAAGCTCAAGGCACGCGTTGCCGACATCCTGAAGGCAGAAGGCTACATTGCTGCCTGGAAGGAAGAGGAAGCCGAAGTCGGCAAGAAGCTGACCATCGACCTCAAGTTCGGTCCGAACCGCGAGCGTTCGATTGCTGGTGTCCGCCGCATTTCCAAGCCTGGTCTCCGCGTTTACGCGAAGTCCACCAACCTGCCTCACGTGCTGGGTGGCCTGGGTATCGCAATCCTGTCCACCTCTTCCGGCCTCCTGACTGACAAGCAGGCCGGCAAGAAGGGCGTGGGCGGCGAAGTCCTCGCGTACGTCTGGTAA
- the rplF gene encoding 50S ribosomal protein L6 yields the protein MSRIGRLPITVPAGVEVKVDGSVINVKGTKGELSHTVASPIEVTLDESTLTVTRPNDERASRSLHGLTRTLIANMIEGVTKGYEKKLEIVGTGYRVQAKGSDLEFALGYSHPVNVSAPEGITFTVEGPTKLSVAGISKQQVGEVAANIRKLRKPDPYKGKGVRYAGEVIRRKVGKAGK from the coding sequence ATGTCACGTATTGGACGTCTCCCCATCACCGTTCCTGCCGGCGTTGAAGTTAAGGTTGATGGCTCTGTCATCAACGTCAAGGGCACCAAAGGCGAGCTGAGCCACACTGTAGCCAGCCCGATCGAGGTCACCCTGGACGAAAGCACCTTGACTGTCACCCGCCCGAACGACGAGCGCGCTTCGCGTTCCCTGCACGGCCTGACCCGCACCCTGATCGCCAACATGATCGAGGGCGTCACCAAGGGCTACGAAAAGAAGCTTGAAATCGTTGGTACCGGTTACCGCGTTCAGGCCAAGGGTTCTGACCTTGAGTTCGCTCTCGGCTACAGCCACCCGGTCAATGTCTCCGCTCCCGAAGGCATCACCTTCACGGTGGAGGGGCCGACCAAGCTCTCCGTCGCTGGTATCTCCAAGCAGCAGGTCGGCGAGGTTGCTGCCAACATTCGCAAGCTGCGCAAGCCCGACCCCTATAAGGGCAAGGGTGTCCGTTACGCCGGCGAAGTTATCCGCCGCAAGGTCGGAAAGGCTGGTAAGTAA
- the rplR gene encoding 50S ribosomal protein L18 — protein MAIAINKKRSNKSKSAARSRRQLRIRKRITGTAARPRLVVNRSARHIFVQVVDDSKGVTVAYASTLEADLRAFDGDKTAKAKRVGELVAGRAKAAGIEAVVFDRGGNKYHGRIAAVADGAREGGLAL, from the coding sequence ATGGCCATCGCAATTAACAAGAAGCGGTCGAACAAGAGCAAGTCTGCTGCACGCAGCCGTCGCCAGCTTCGTATCCGCAAGCGCATCACCGGCACGGCTGCTCGTCCTCGTCTGGTCGTCAACCGCTCCGCACGCCACATCTTCGTCCAGGTTGTCGATGACAGCAAGGGTGTAACCGTGGCTTACGCTTCCACTTTGGAAGCTGACCTTCGTGCATTCGACGGCGACAAGACTGCCAAGGCCAAGCGCGTCGGCGAGCTCGTTGCCGGCCGTGCCAAGGCTGCAGGCATCGAAGCTGTTGTCTTTGACCGCGGTGGTAACAAGTACCACGGCCGGATCGCCGCCGTCGCTGACGGCGCACGTGAAGGTGGGCTGGCACTGTGA
- the rpsE gene encoding 30S ribosomal protein S5: MTEAAAAEATETAAATDDRRGGRRGERGDRGQGRGDRGGRGGRDGGREAEKSQFVERVVTINRVAKVVKGGRRFSFTALVVVGDGNGLVGVGYGKAKEVPAAIAKGVEEAKKSFFRVPRVGSTIPHRVQGEAAAGVVMLRPASPGTGVIAGGPVRAVLECVGIHDVLSKSLGSSNAINIVHATVDALKRLEEPASVAARRGLPLDEVAPAALVRALQNQKAGV; the protein is encoded by the coding sequence GTGACTGAAGCTGCAGCTGCTGAGGCAACTGAGACTGCTGCTGCCACCGACGACCGCCGCGGCGGCCGTCGTGGCGAGCGTGGTGACCGTGGCCAGGGCCGCGGCGACCGTGGTGGCCGTGGTGGCCGCGACGGCGGTCGCGAGGCCGAGAAGAGCCAGTTCGTAGAGCGCGTTGTAACCATCAACCGTGTTGCCAAGGTCGTCAAGGGTGGTCGTCGCTTCAGCTTCACCGCGCTCGTCGTCGTCGGTGACGGCAACGGCCTGGTCGGCGTTGGCTATGGCAAGGCCAAGGAAGTTCCGGCAGCTATCGCAAAGGGCGTTGAAGAGGCTAAGAAGTCCTTCTTCCGCGTTCCCCGCGTTGGCAGCACCATCCCGCACCGCGTGCAGGGTGAGGCCGCAGCAGGCGTTGTCATGCTGCGTCCGGCTTCCCCGGGTACCGGTGTTATCGCCGGTGGTCCGGTCCGCGCGGTACTGGAATGCGTCGGTATCCACGACGTTCTCTCCAAGTCGCTCGGTTCCTCGAACGCCATCAACATCGTTCACGCGACTGTTGACGCCCTGAAGCGACTGGAAGAGCCCGCTTCCGTGGCAGCCCGCCGTGGCCTGCCGCTGGACGAGGTTGCTCCTGCTGCTCTGGTGCGCGCACTCCAGAACCAGAAGGCAGGTGTCTAG
- the rpmD gene encoding 50S ribosomal protein L30: MAKNLTPSDAQLEITQIKGVIGAKQNQRETLRSLGLKRIGHTVVRSADAVTVGMLNTVPHLVNVEEAK; this comes from the coding sequence ATGGCTAAGAACCTGACTCCCTCCGACGCTCAGTTGGAGATCACCCAGATCAAGGGCGTCATCGGCGCCAAGCAGAACCAGCGTGAGACCCTGCGGTCCCTCGGCCTCAAGCGCATCGGACACACTGTTGTCCGTAGCGCTGATGCCGTAACCGTTGGAATGCTCAACACGGTTCCGCACCTCGTGAATGTAGAGGAGGCGAAGTAA
- the rplO gene encoding 50S ribosomal protein L15 — MAENKTAAEAADKQNTLKVHHLRPAPGAKTAKTRVGRGEGSKGKTAGRGTKGTKARYQVKAGFAGGQLPLHMRLPKLRGFKNPFRVEFQVVNLDKLNELFPEGGAVTVESLVEKGAVRKNQPVKVLGTGDITVKVDVTAHAFSSSAAEKIAAAGGTTTAL; from the coding sequence ATGGCTGAGAACAAAACCGCCGCAGAGGCTGCCGACAAGCAGAACACTCTGAAGGTCCACCACCTGCGTCCCGCCCCCGGTGCCAAGACTGCCAAGACCCGTGTTGGTCGTGGTGAAGGCTCCAAGGGTAAGACCGCCGGTCGCGGTACCAAGGGTACGAAGGCCCGCTACCAGGTCAAGGCTGGCTTTGCCGGCGGCCAGCTGCCGCTGCACATGCGCCTGCCGAAGCTTCGCGGCTTCAAGAACCCGTTCCGGGTTGAGTTCCAGGTTGTAAACCTGGACAAGCTCAACGAGCTGTTCCCGGAAGGTGGCGCTGTCACCGTCGAGTCCCTGGTTGAGAAGGGTGCCGTTCGCAAGAACCAGCCCGTCAAGGTGCTGGGCACCGGCGACATCACCGTCAAGGTTGACGTTACCGCCCACGCTTTCTCCTCCAGCGCAGCTGAGAAGATCGCAGCAGCAGGCGGAACCACCACTGCCCTCTAA
- the secY gene encoding preprotein translocase subunit SecY: protein MLSAFGRAFRTPDLRRKLLFTLGIITIFRLGAFIPSPGVSYQNVQQCLSSNQDQGGLYQLVNLFSGGALLQVSIFALGIMPYITASIIVQLLRVVIPRFQELYDEGASGQSKLTQYTRYLTIALGLLNATTLVSLARSGQLLPNCQLPIIPDKSIIATILVVITLTAGTGLIMWMGELVTEKGVGNGMSLLIFTSIAAGFPTSLGAIWNSKGPGTFFTVLAIGLVTVALVVFVEQSQRRIPVQYAKRMIGRRTVGGTSTYIPIKVNMAGVVPVIFASSMLYLPGLIAQFNQPKAGESIAPWVEWINNNLTKGDHPIYMALYFVMIVFFTYFYVAITFNPEEVSDNMKKYGGFIPGIRAGKPTADYLQYVLSRITLPGAFYLGFVALIPLVALVLIGANQNFPFGGTSILIMVGVGLETVKQIDAQLQQRHYEGLLR, encoded by the coding sequence TTGCTAAGCGCATTCGGCCGGGCATTTCGTACGCCTGATCTGCGACGCAAGTTGTTGTTCACGCTGGGAATCATCACAATCTTCCGCTTGGGAGCTTTTATCCCCTCGCCTGGTGTGAGCTACCAAAATGTTCAGCAATGTTTGTCAAGCAATCAGGACCAGGGCGGCCTCTACCAGCTCGTCAACCTGTTCAGCGGTGGTGCACTGCTGCAGGTTTCGATCTTTGCCCTGGGGATCATGCCGTACATCACGGCCAGCATCATCGTGCAGCTGCTCCGCGTGGTCATTCCGCGGTTCCAGGAGCTGTATGACGAAGGTGCCTCGGGCCAGTCGAAGCTGACGCAGTACACGCGTTATCTGACCATTGCGCTGGGCCTGCTGAATGCCACCACTTTGGTGTCCCTGGCACGCTCCGGCCAGCTGCTGCCCAACTGCCAGCTGCCGATCATCCCCGACAAGAGCATCATCGCCACGATTCTTGTGGTCATCACCTTGACGGCCGGTACAGGCCTCATCATGTGGATGGGCGAACTGGTTACCGAGAAGGGCGTGGGCAACGGCATGTCGTTGCTCATCTTCACCTCCATCGCTGCCGGCTTCCCGACCTCGCTTGGGGCCATCTGGAACTCCAAGGGACCGGGCACCTTCTTCACGGTATTGGCGATCGGCCTCGTGACGGTCGCACTCGTAGTCTTCGTGGAGCAGTCCCAGCGGCGCATTCCGGTCCAGTATGCCAAGCGTATGATCGGCCGGCGCACCGTGGGCGGCACCAGCACCTACATCCCCATCAAGGTGAACATGGCCGGCGTCGTGCCCGTCATCTTTGCTTCCTCCATGCTCTACCTGCCCGGGCTGATTGCGCAGTTCAACCAGCCGAAGGCCGGAGAGTCCATCGCCCCGTGGGTTGAGTGGATCAACAACAACCTCACCAAGGGCGACCACCCCATCTACATGGCGTTGTACTTCGTCATGATTGTGTTCTTCACCTACTTCTACGTCGCGATCACCTTCAACCCTGAAGAGGTCTCGGACAACATGAAGAAGTACGGCGGGTTCATTCCGGGCATCCGGGCGGGTAAACCGACCGCGGACTACCTGCAGTACGTGCTTTCCAGGATCACCCTCCCCGGCGCCTTTTACCTGGGCTTCGTGGCGTTGATTCCGCTGGTCGCACTCGTCCTGATCGGCGCCAACCAGAACTTCCCGTTCGGTGGTACGTCAATTCTGATCATGGTGGGTGTGGGCCTGGAAACCGTCAAGCAGATTGATGCGCAGCTACAACAACGTCACTACGAAGGGCTTTTGCGATGA
- a CDS encoding adenylate kinase produces the protein MLIIGPPGSGKGTQAERISGRLGVVPISTGDIFRANVKGETPLGIEAKKYMDAGDFVPDSVTNKMVRDRLSESDVENGFLLDGYPRTTAQVEYLDRILADTEEKLDVVLQLTADDEELVKRLLGRAKETGRSDDNEGVIRHRLDLYHEQTEAVVAKYAERGILTQVDGIGGIDEVTDRVLLAIEAAKAV, from the coding sequence ATGCTGATCATTGGACCCCCGGGTTCGGGCAAGGGAACCCAGGCTGAGCGGATTTCCGGGCGCTTGGGCGTAGTCCCCATTTCCACGGGCGACATCTTCCGTGCAAACGTCAAGGGCGAAACCCCGCTGGGTATCGAAGCCAAGAAGTACATGGACGCCGGCGATTTCGTTCCGGACAGCGTCACCAACAAGATGGTCCGTGACCGCCTGAGCGAGAGCGACGTCGAGAACGGCTTCCTGCTCGACGGATACCCGCGCACCACCGCCCAGGTGGAATACCTGGACCGGATCCTCGCCGACACGGAAGAGAAGCTCGACGTCGTGCTTCAGCTGACGGCCGACGACGAGGAACTTGTTAAACGCTTGCTGGGCCGTGCGAAGGAGACCGGGCGCTCGGATGACAACGAAGGTGTCATCCGCCACCGCCTGGACCTCTACCACGAGCAGACCGAGGCCGTCGTGGCCAAGTATGCCGAACGCGGCATCCTGACCCAGGTCGATGGCATTGGCGGCATCGACGAGGTCACGGATCGCGTCCTGTTGGCCATCGAGGCGGCCAAGGCGGTCTAG
- the map gene encoding type I methionyl aminopeptidase: MAFGQPRIEYKTNEQMRKMHEAGLVLSRALDAAVAAAKPGVTTREIDAVFAAVLIDAGAKSNFLGYHGFPATICTSVNEEVVHGIPGDRALQDGDIISIDGGAIVDGWHSDSARTVIVGAADPEDQRLSDVTQAAMWRGIAALAKGKFVGDIGNAVDDYVSSVPGKPLGILEDYVGHGIGSEMHMAPDVLNYRTTHRGPKIRPGLCLAIEPMLVRGGIETATLDDDWTVVTTDGKRSCQWEHSVAVHEKGIWVLSAPDGGAEQLVPLGVVPVPIP; the protein is encoded by the coding sequence ATGGCGTTCGGCCAGCCCCGCATCGAATACAAGACCAATGAGCAAATGCGCAAGATGCACGAGGCCGGATTGGTCCTCAGCAGAGCGCTCGACGCGGCCGTTGCGGCTGCGAAACCGGGCGTGACCACGCGTGAGATCGACGCCGTGTTCGCCGCGGTCCTCATCGACGCTGGAGCGAAGTCGAATTTCCTCGGATACCACGGCTTCCCGGCCACCATCTGCACGTCCGTCAACGAGGAAGTGGTCCACGGCATCCCCGGTGACCGGGCCCTCCAGGACGGGGACATCATTTCGATTGATGGCGGAGCGATCGTCGATGGTTGGCACTCCGACTCCGCGCGCACCGTGATAGTCGGGGCGGCCGATCCTGAAGACCAGCGGCTCTCGGATGTCACCCAGGCCGCAATGTGGCGTGGAATTGCAGCCTTGGCCAAGGGCAAGTTCGTGGGCGACATCGGCAACGCCGTGGATGACTACGTCTCCTCCGTCCCGGGAAAGCCTCTGGGCATCCTGGAAGACTACGTAGGCCACGGGATCGGTTCCGAGATGCACATGGCTCCTGATGTGTTGAACTATCGCACCACGCACCGCGGCCCGAAGATCAGGCCGGGACTGTGCCTTGCGATCGAACCCATGCTCGTCCGCGGCGGCATCGAAACAGCAACCCTCGACGACGACTGGACCGTGGTGACCACCGACGGCAAGCGTTCGTGCCAGTGGGAGCACTCGGTGGCCGTCCACGAAAAGGGCATCTGGGTGCTTTCCGCGCCCGACGGCGGTGCAGAGCAGCTGGTGCCGCTCGGCGTCGTTCCCGTTCCGATTCCCTGA
- a CDS encoding ABC transporter substrate-binding protein, giving the protein MAMNLDRRNFLGLAGLGVGAAALAACGGPSTSGSAASSSPSDIDFTGVKPAGSFDFWTSHPGQSQAVEQSIIDKFQAKFPDIKVNLVTAGANYEEIAQKFQTSQAAKSALPGLVVLSDVWWFRYYTNGNIIPLDGLIKQLDVKIDDFQKSLVADYQYANKQWALPYGRSTPLFYYNKDHFKAAGLPDRAPKTWQEFAEWAPKLQASSGAKYAYIYPALAGYAGWTLQNNLWGWGGSWSNGWTFNCDSTESVTALQWAQDSIYKDKWAGVSSKNAADDFSAGITSTTISSTGDLLGVLKSAKFNVGVGFLPGGPKAETNVCPTGGAGLGIPSGVSKEVQLAAATFLKFMTEPENTAAFSAATGYMPTRVSADMTAVLAKTPQIKTAMDQLAVTKVQDNARVFLPGADQEMAKAAAKILTQQGDVKATMTDLKTTLDGIYTKDVKPKLKS; this is encoded by the coding sequence ATGGCAATGAATCTTGATCGTAGAAACTTCCTGGGGCTCGCCGGACTTGGAGTCGGCGCCGCCGCCCTGGCAGCGTGCGGCGGTCCGTCCACCAGCGGCAGCGCAGCGAGCAGCAGCCCTTCAGACATCGACTTCACGGGCGTCAAGCCGGCCGGCTCGTTCGACTTTTGGACCAGCCACCCCGGGCAGTCCCAGGCCGTCGAGCAATCCATCATCGACAAGTTCCAGGCGAAGTTCCCGGACATCAAGGTTAACCTCGTGACGGCGGGCGCCAACTACGAGGAAATCGCCCAGAAGTTCCAGACCTCGCAGGCCGCGAAGTCGGCCCTCCCCGGCCTCGTCGTGCTCTCCGACGTCTGGTGGTTCCGCTACTACACCAACGGCAACATCATTCCGTTGGACGGACTCATCAAGCAGCTGGACGTCAAAATCGACGACTTCCAGAAGTCCCTCGTAGCGGACTACCAATACGCCAACAAGCAGTGGGCGCTCCCCTACGGCCGCTCCACCCCGCTCTTCTACTACAACAAGGACCACTTCAAGGCAGCCGGCCTTCCGGACCGGGCACCCAAGACCTGGCAGGAGTTCGCCGAGTGGGCCCCCAAGCTCCAGGCCAGCTCGGGCGCGAAGTACGCCTACATCTACCCGGCCCTTGCCGGATACGCCGGCTGGACCCTGCAGAACAACCTGTGGGGCTGGGGCGGCAGCTGGTCCAACGGCTGGACCTTCAACTGCGATTCCACCGAGTCCGTCACGGCCCTGCAGTGGGCCCAGGACTCCATCTACAAAGACAAGTGGGCCGGTGTCTCCTCCAAGAACGCCGCGGACGACTTCTCCGCAGGCATCACGTCCACGACGATCTCCTCCACCGGGGACCTGCTGGGCGTGCTGAAGTCCGCCAAGTTCAACGTCGGCGTCGGCTTCCTGCCGGGCGGCCCCAAGGCCGAGACCAACGTCTGCCCCACCGGCGGCGCCGGACTCGGGATTCCCAGCGGTGTGAGCAAGGAAGTCCAGCTCGCGGCTGCCACCTTCCTGAAATTCATGACCGAGCCGGAGAACACCGCGGCATTCTCGGCTGCGACCGGGTACATGCCCACGCGCGTCTCGGCGGACATGACGGCAGTCCTCGCCAAGACTCCCCAAATCAAGACGGCCATGGACCAGCTCGCCGTGACCAAGGTGCAGGACAACGCCCGCGTGTTCCTGCCCGGTGCAGATCAGGAGATGGCCAAGGCTGCCGCGAAGATCCTCACCCAGCAGGGCGACGTGAAGGCCACCATGACGGACCTCAAGACAACCCTCGATGGCATTTACACCAAGGACGTGAAGCCCAAGCTCAAGAGCTAG
- a CDS encoding carbohydrate ABC transporter permease: protein MSTLSPVSPNPASGVGTLKAPDAGPELPARRDKPFSRANLVQTLAGGYIPLIVATLVVVLPLLWMLLSSFKQPGEIVTTDLKILPQGLNLENYHTAMTTVPFARFFLNSLIVTVVGSTVKVILAILTAYALVFVRFPFKSVIFVVILVALMVPPQVSILPNYILIAGIGGKNTLWGIILPGLGTAFGTFLLRQHFKTLPGSILEAAEIDGAGHWRRLWQVVVPVSLPSIATVALVTVVSEWNDYIWPLIITDRPETMTLPVGLTLLQNSEGNGAGWGILMAGAVLVIIPILLVFAALQRYIVAGLTQGSVTG, encoded by the coding sequence ATGAGCACGCTCTCTCCCGTCAGCCCCAACCCCGCAAGCGGCGTCGGGACCCTGAAAGCTCCCGACGCCGGTCCGGAGCTCCCGGCTCGGCGTGACAAGCCGTTCTCCCGCGCAAACCTCGTCCAGACACTGGCCGGAGGCTACATCCCGCTGATCGTGGCCACGCTCGTGGTGGTCCTGCCGCTGTTGTGGATGTTGTTGAGTTCCTTCAAGCAGCCCGGCGAGATCGTCACGACGGATCTCAAGATCCTGCCGCAGGGCCTGAACCTGGAGAACTACCACACGGCCATGACCACAGTGCCGTTCGCACGGTTCTTCCTGAACAGCCTGATCGTCACCGTGGTCGGTTCCACGGTGAAGGTGATCCTGGCCATCCTGACGGCATACGCCCTGGTTTTTGTCCGTTTCCCGTTCAAGAGCGTCATCTTCGTCGTGATCCTCGTGGCCCTGATGGTGCCGCCGCAAGTGTCGATCCTCCCCAACTACATCCTGATCGCGGGAATCGGCGGGAAGAACACCCTGTGGGGAATTATTCTTCCGGGACTTGGCACCGCCTTTGGAACTTTCCTCCTCCGCCAGCATTTCAAGACGCTTCCGGGGTCCATCCTCGAAGCCGCGGAAATCGACGGCGCGGGCCATTGGCGCAGGCTGTGGCAAGTAGTCGTCCCCGTGTCGCTCCCCTCCATCGCCACCGTCGCCCTCGTCACCGTGGTCAGCGAATGGAACGACTACATCTGGCCCCTGATCATTACGGACCGGCCGGAAACCATGACCCTCCCCGTTGGCCTGACCCTGCTTCAGAACTCTGAAGGGAACGGCGCCGGCTGGGGGATCCTGATGGCCGGGGCCGTGCTGGTGATCATCCCCATCCTCCTGGTCTTCGCAGCGTTGCAACGCTACATCGTTGCCGGGCTCACCCAGGGCAGCGTCACCGGCTAG
- a CDS encoding carbohydrate ABC transporter permease yields MTRQLTGSPAATAQAVPAPQRRGRWSGRTRRDFFVFLALALPNLALIAVFTYLPLINNMYYSTLDWTLGSTSATVVGFDNYVNFFTSSDAPQVLGTTLIFTVVTVGGSMVLGLLVALALNAKVRGTTFARSAVFAPYVLSGVGVGLVWLFIFDPGYGVLSWLLRGIGQQSPQWINDPQLSLVMVIIVYVWKNLGYCAVVYLAGLQSLPKDVMEAASLDGANGFRRFMSISVPLLSPTTFFLLITTMISSLQAFDLIRIMTPLGNGTSTLIYEAYLQAFGAYNRAGYSAAISVVLFAILLIITVLQLRFVERKVHYS; encoded by the coding sequence ATGACAAGACAACTGACAGGCAGCCCCGCGGCCACCGCGCAGGCTGTCCCGGCCCCTCAGCGCCGGGGACGCTGGTCCGGCCGAACCCGACGCGACTTCTTCGTGTTTCTGGCACTGGCCTTGCCGAACTTGGCGCTGATCGCGGTGTTCACGTATCTGCCGTTGATCAACAACATGTATTACTCGACCCTTGACTGGACCTTGGGCTCCACCTCGGCCACCGTTGTGGGCTTCGACAACTACGTCAACTTCTTCACCAGCTCCGACGCCCCGCAAGTGCTTGGCACCACGCTCATCTTCACCGTGGTCACCGTCGGCGGTTCCATGGTGCTGGGCCTCTTGGTGGCCCTGGCCTTGAACGCGAAGGTCCGCGGCACCACATTTGCGCGCTCAGCCGTCTTCGCCCCCTACGTCCTCAGCGGCGTAGGCGTTGGCCTCGTATGGCTGTTCATCTTCGACCCCGGATACGGCGTGCTGTCATGGCTGCTCCGGGGCATCGGCCAGCAAAGCCCCCAGTGGATCAACGATCCGCAGCTCTCCCTCGTGATGGTCATCATCGTCTACGTCTGGAAGAACCTGGGCTACTGCGCCGTCGTGTACCTCGCCGGGCTCCAGTCGCTCCCGAAGGACGTCATGGAGGCCGCTTCCCTGGACGGAGCCAACGGCTTCCGCCGCTTCATGAGCATTTCCGTTCCCCTGCTCTCGCCCACCACGTTCTTTCTCCTGATCACCACGATGATCAGCTCGCTGCAGGCCTTCGACCTGATCCGCATCATGACTCCGCTGGGCAACGGCACCAGCACGCTGATCTACGAGGCCTATCTGCAGGCCTTCGGCGCCTACAACCGAGCCGGCTACTCGGCCGCCATCTCAGTGGTGCTCTTCGCCATCCTGCTCATCATCACCGTGCTCCAGTTGCGGTTCGTCGAACGGAAGGTGCACTACTCATGA